A DNA window from Phragmites australis chromosome 11, lpPhrAust1.1, whole genome shotgun sequence contains the following coding sequences:
- the LOC133885644 gene encoding uncharacterized protein LOC133885644, producing the protein MDYHAGKIVLAGDGASKGSGRDMAPPELMDDLVGEILLRVPPGEPACLVRASLVCKPWRRVVSDPAFGRRYRAFHRTRLRIICARVALDSLVIS; encoded by the coding sequence ATGGACTACCACGCCGGCAAGATCGTCCTGGCCGGTGACGGTGCTTCCAAAGGCAGCGGCAGGGACATGGCGCCGCCGGAGCTGATGGACGACCTCGTCGGCGAGATCCTCCTCCGCGTACCGCCAGGAGAGCCCGCGTGCCTCGTCCGCGCCTCCCTCGTGTGCAAGCCCTGGCGCCGCGTCGTCTCCGACCCCGCCTTCGGCCGCCGCTACCGCGCGTTCCACCGAACAAGACTGAGAATCATATGTGCTAGAGTGGCACTCGATAGTCTCGTGATTTCGTAA
- the LOC133885068 gene encoding cytosolic endo-beta-N-acetylglucosaminidase 1-like: MLPSATSPDADSGEERRPWEPPFDASVPAPPISYPITDLAALASRAYLSAAANFHLPFNRASPVSSPEVGEPLPARRRVLVCHDMEGGYRDDGAPQGGDNPAAYALWHWHLVDVFVYFSHYLVTLPPPCWTNAAHLHGVKVLGTFITEWDKGAEVCREMLATEASAQMYADRLTELAATLGFDGWLINIEVKLDVQFIDNLKEFVNHLTKTMHAAIPGSLVIWYDAVTVNGELDWQNKLNEHNKPFFDLCDGLFANYTWKKEDPQDSAAVAGIRKYDVYMGIDVFGRNTFGGGQWTTNVALDLLKKVDISTAIFAPGWVYETKQLPNFQSAQNRWWGLVEKSWGILRSYPKLLPFYSDFDQGHGYQVSVEGLQVSSDPWNNISCQSFQPVLKYTGDQAKLQAFTDFKDESYSGGNCLTIKGSLQQNIIFSEQLFNGGLVMEDGFINLFYSVRADANSAVGLSLDLSSRNKEGTSILVAEDIATFTRKKRNHKYGSYVKADKAELHVPDNQYWVLYKATVQSSADYTLTGINIVCTLKTAGKISPEPEDRISEANADGSPPYHMSLGHISIRKSDANTEFPPAESWVTEGEYISWSNNSNTSKLVSLKISWKLKTPDQPSFRKYNIYVEKLTADSNVKASRNYLGVASVDAFYVSGLEVRSDVTILKFIIQACSHDGGWQELEECPKFFVTPVDSEV; the protein is encoded by the exons ATGCTTCCCTCCGCCACGTCCCCCGACGCCGACTCCGGCGAAGAGCGCCGGCCGTGGGAGCCGCCCTTCGACGCCTCCGTGCCGGCGCCGCCCATCTCCTACCCCATCACGGACCTCGCCGCGCTCGCCTCGCGCGCCtacctctccgccgccgccaactTCCACCTCCCATTCAACCGCGCCTCCCCCGTCTCCTCTCCCGAGGTCGGGGAGCCGCTCCCGGCGCGCAGGCGCGTCCTGGTGTGCCACGACATGGAGGGTGGGTACCGCGACGACGGGGCGCCGCAGGGCGGGGACAACCCAGCCGCCTACGCGCTCTGGCACTGGCACCTCGTCGACGTCTTCGTCTACTTCTCGCACTACCTCGTCACCCTCCCGCCACCGTGCTGGACCAACGCCGCCCACCTCCACGGCGTCAAG GTTTTGGGGACATTCATCACGGAGTGGGATAAAGGTGCGGAGGTTTGCAGGGAGATGCTCGCTACCGAGGCTTCTGCGCAGATGTATGCCGATAGGCTCACAGAGCTGGCTGCTACCTTGGGCTTCGATGGTTGGCTG ATTAATATTGAGGTTAAACTTGATGTTCAGTTCATCGATAATCTGAAAGAGTTCGTCAATCATCTAACCAAGACAATGCACGCTGCCATTCCCGGGTCTTTAGTCATATG GTATGATGCAGTCACTGTGAATGGTGAGCTCGACTGGCAAAATAAGCTCAACGAGCATAATAAGCCATTCTTTGATTTATGTGATGGGCTATTTGCCAACTATACATGGAAG AAAGAAGACCCACAAGATTCAGCTGCGGTTGCTGGAATCAGGAAATATGATGTGTACATGGGTATTGATGTTTTCGGACGAAATACTTTCGGTGGTGGTCAATGGACT ACAAATGTTGCCCTTGATCTACTTAAGAAAGTTGATATCTCGACTGCCATATTTGCTCCTGGATGGGTATATGAAACTAAGCAACTGCCTAACTTTCAGAGTGCACAAAATCG TTGGTGGGGCCTTGTTGAAAAATCATGGGGCATTCTTCGGAGCTATCCAAAACTGTTGCCGTTTTACTCAGATTTTGATCAG GGTCATGGTTATCAGGTGTCTGTTGAAGGGCTGCAAGTCTCCAGTGATCCATGGAACAATATTTCTTGCCAAAGTTTTCAG CCTGTGCTTAAATACACCGGAGATCAAGCTAAACTGCAAGCCTTTACAGA TTTCAAGGATGAATCGTACAGTGGAGGGAATTGTTTGACCATCAAAGGAAGTCTCCAGCAGAACATTATTTTCTCCGAACAACTTTTTAATGGAGGACTTGTCATGGAAGATGGattcattaatttattttattcg GTAAGAGCCGATGCAAACTCTGCTGTAGGGTTGTCCCTGGACTTGTCATCTCGAAACAAGGAGGGTACTTCAATTCTTGTTGCAGAGGACATAGCAACATTCACCAGAAAGAAACGAAATCACAAATATGGCTCATATGTTAAAGCTGATAAGGCAGAGTTGCATGTTCCAGATAACCAATATTGGGTCCTTTACAAAGCAACTGTTCAGTCCAGTGCCGACTACACATTAACTGGAATTAACATTGTTTGCACATTGAAAACAGCTGGCAAAATCAGTCCAGAACCTGAGGATAGGATCTCAGAAGCAAATGCAGATGGATCACCACCCTATCACATGTCACTAGGCCACATCAGTATTAGAAAGTCTGATGCAAACACAGAGTTCCCTCCAGCAGAATCATGGGTAACGGAAGGCGAGTACATCTCATGGTCAAACAATTCTAACACATCTAAACTTGTGAGTCTGAAAATCAGCTGGAAGCTGAAGACCCCTGATCAACCATCATTCAGGAAGTACAACATCTATGTTGAGAAGTTAACGGCAGATTCAAACGTAAAGGCTTCCAGAAATTATCTTGGAGTTGCTAGTGTTGATGCCTTCTATGTATCAGGCCTAGAGGTCCGCAGCGACGTCACCATTCTGAAATTTATCATTCAAGCATGTTCTCATGATGGAGGTTGGCAAGAACTTGAGGAATGTCCAAAGTTCTTTGTAACTCCAGTTGATTCTGAGGTGTAA